A single region of the Manihot esculenta cultivar AM560-2 chromosome 12, M.esculenta_v8, whole genome shotgun sequence genome encodes:
- the LOC110628352 gene encoding putative pentatricopeptide repeat-containing protein At3g25060, mitochondrial: MRSLPWPNCLKSLIFACKDKISIAQIHTLMLTTGLSTNSNSLVRLIASYGRIGDIVSARHIFDRLTQRGVDAWNSMIIAYSRICPREVLKLYYKMVAEGVRPDSSTFTVTLKACSSLMELEVGEEIWHQAMDYGYRHDVFVASSVLNLYAKSEKMDEAKVVFDKMLKKDIVSWTTMITGFVKSRRALDAIDIYRKMQKVGFEGDAVAIVGLIQACGSLGASKLGLSIHGYIVRREMAMDNILLETSLVDMYAKNGLLEHASLVFKEMPNKNVISWGALISGFAQNGFAGNALVLLVEMQSFGFKPDSVCLISALLACSQLGYLKWGKSLHGYIVRRLHLEQVSGTALIDMYSKCGALSYARTLFDQIDSRDLILWNAMIASYGTHGDGTEALLLFQQMRETNLSPDHATFASLISACSHSGLVEEGKQWFHFMVNESKIQPDEKHYACMVDLLSRAGQVEEAYQLIESMHTEPGIGIWVALLSGCYNYKKILIGDMAAKKILESNPDDLGIYVLVSNFFSTAKKWEEAAVLRKIMRNKGMKKVPGYSAVEVNGKHQVFLMEDKNHHLFEDIVQILGILDNEMRANRCVPDTELEFEDKGHFLCNHFAILVAENPQFQSHQWLLQMEL; this comes from the coding sequence ATGCGGTCACTTCCATGGCCAAATTGCCTCAAATCTCTCATTTTTGCTTGCAAAGACAAAATATCCATCGCCCAAATCCATACTCTCATGCTTACGACTGGTCTCTCCACCAACTCTAACTCTCTTGTCCGCCTTATCGCGTCATATGGGCGCATTGGCGATATCGTGTCCGCCCGCCACATATTCGATAGATTGACTCAAAGAGGCGTTGATGCATGGAATTCTATGATAATTGCATATTCTCGAATTTGTCCGAGAGAAGTTTTAAAACTTTACTATAAAATGGTAGCGGAGGGAGTTAGACCTGATAGCTCCACTTTCACTGTCACGCTAAAGGCCTGTTCAAGCTTGATGGAGTTGGAAGTGGGAGAGGAAATTTGGCATCAGGCAATGGATTATGGATATAGGCATGATGTGTTTGTTGCGTCATCCGTTTTGAATTTGTACGCTAAAAGCGAGAAAATGGACGAAGCAAAAGTTGTGTTTGATAAAATGTTGAAAAAGGATATTGTGAGTTGGACTACTATGATAACTGGCTTTGTAAAAAGCAGGCGGGCATTGGATGCCATTGATATTTATAGGAAAATGCAGAAGGTGGGTTTTGAAGGTGATGCAGTTGCGATAGTGGGGTTGATTCAGGCTTGTGGTAGTCTTGGTGCTTCAAAATTGGGTCTTTCTATTCATGGGTATATAGTTAGAAGAGAGATGGCCATGGATAATATCCTCCTTGAAACTAGCCTTGTTGATATGTATGCTAAGAATGGGTTACTGGAGCATGCTTCTCTTGTCTTCAAGGAGATGCCGAATAAGAATGTTATTTCTTGGGGAGCACTAATTTCTGGTTTTGCTCAGAATGGTTTTGCAGGGAATGCACTTGTATTGCTGGTTGAGATGCAGAGTTTTGGGTTCAAACCGGATTCCGTTTGTCTTATCAGTGCGCTTTTGGCATGTTCACAATTGGGATATTTGAAATGGGGAAAATCTCTACATGGATACATTGTTAGAAGGCTTCATTTGGAGCAAGTTTCAGGCACAGCATTGATTGACATGTATTCAAAATGTGGAGCACTTTCTTATGCACGTACTTTATTTGATCAAATAGATTCTAGGGACTTGATATTGTGGAATGCAATGATTGCTAGCTATGGAACCCATGGAGATGGAACGGAAGCTCTCTTGCTATTCCAACAGATGAGAGAAACAAACTTAAGTCCAGATCATGCAACTTTTGCTTCTCTTATATCAGCTTGTAGCCACTCAGGACTAGTAGAAGAAGGTAAACAATGGTTTCATTTCATGGTTAATGAATCCAAGATCCAGCCAGATGAGAAACATTATGCTTGTATGGTTGATCTTTTGAGCCGAGCAGGACAAGTGGAAGAAGCTTATCAGCTAATAGAATCAATGCACACTGAACCAGGGATTGGCATTTGGGTTGCTCTTTTGTCAGGTtgctataattataaaaaaatattgattgGAGATATGGCAGCAAAGAAGATTCTTGAGTCAAATCCAGATGATTTGGGAATTTATGTTTTGGTTTCAAACTTCTTTTCCACGGCAAAGAAATGGGAGGAAGCAGCTGTTTTGAGGAAGATCATGAGAAACAAAGGAATGAAGAAAGTGCCTGGTTATAGTGCAGTGGAAGTGAATGGGAAGCACCAAGTTTTTCTAATGGAAGACAAGAACCACCATCTATTTGAAGACATAGTGCAAATATTGGGTATTCTGGACAATGAGATGAGAGCTAACAGATGTGTCCCAGATACTGAGTTGGAGTTTGAGGACAAAGGACATTTTTTGTGTAATCACTTTGCGATCCTTGTTGCAGAAAACCCACAATTTCAATCACATCAATGGCTGCTTCAGATGGAGCTTTGA